One part of the Bacteroidia bacterium genome encodes these proteins:
- a CDS encoding FG-GAP-like repeat-containing protein: MHSIFYNTKIRRSRVKRINPQVYFLLVLGICLLSTSFSFGQSGPGGVNSDLLLWVRSDSSLYSDAGSTAANPSDNIQEWHDKSSNGNHLYSSGSSRPVWDWTNMINYQPVVKMDGIDDLLYRSDILGGSNSEINIFVVAHWDALNDNAGFKFTTSELAVKRYLAHFPWNNGNFYWDVGANFGTYRVFSSSIDTAGPFLLGLENSVSNGQQSIRLKGAVSKSDLDGHTVTTDTLLIGADYSNNGDFLNARIAEIIIYDADLSTADKEKVETYLALKYGIHIAHDFVASDGTLIWDASLMSTYHNDISGIGRDDNAGLYQKQSGQNNNEDILSIGLGSIAATNAANSSTISVDKTFFMWGNDNDDGNGVIEETTNDRPANVGKRLDREWKILEVGNLGAMDLSFDLNGLTISGTDVSDFKLLVDTDGDGDFTDAGLLEIDPTSYSGGILFFDNIDLDNGDVITLKTDVPTINLSIELMQSTCQEALAVYNIFLINNDGVEATGLTISATLPTGFSFYGDSIALGGSSTFDSTSLPVYGATGLISWSNFSIPDQDTVVLNFSSLVNSGTADGNYTLNASGGGSAQYSPSLLSGVTAVGGANCVVIPEFTCEPAFYQTYKKKNGAPKFAKLKPADGTYEEIAVIDAMVNGMGYDVNTGIAYGSCQSRFVSMDEEGVIRDLGLPLAKNSFCGDMDFNGFWYGKVGADMVKIDVSGPSIVATYSGQGIAGWDMAYNTDGNFYGVHKRTLYKFDTGTNTKSTIGSITGATIPNSGYGAQWTGTDGYLYISNNSTGQIYQINVTTREAKLVMTSTSGLKLNDGFSCPQDIPVVFDYDYGDNIGLPQARSLAFRQEIVKDNVPDYEAFWLGAQVAADTVALANSDASSDTYDDGLTIPTAYVAGSTIAVDINLNTNMSNKTVYYGLWVDWDGDFSFDDFYNGSQTISGASTETVNVSVPAEFGDGSASWRVRVAEEALVLADGSGDLGLGETEDYVSALTVSYPVCNTFSRSSGTGLETETENTWGASWVDYDDDGDDDLYVADYAHWQASRMYQNNGFGIFYSVDIGQATTHTGSNAGPVWGDYDNDGDIDLYMANNIRAYNHLYENVAGTFDLADTTGQGYEGYSHSASFIDYDNDGYLDIFATDLFETRFNQLFHNDQDGTFSTATGNPINREVSPTLNGVWGDYDNDGLMDLFVANMWGNNNTLYHNDGNGKFSVASTGLISADGGNSQSGSWVDFDNDRDLDLFVSNASNQEDFLYVNDGDGTFTKNTSSIISTEAGHAMGSVWADFDNDGDQDLYVVHDNGNTNSLFYNYGSGGFNKVITSDPATDTENSVSPMFSDFDNDGDIDIFVTNRNGENNVLYVNDAASCGNAWVCINLTGNASNKSAVGARLELKANIDGVDTWQTRLITTRSGGISAQSTMKAHFGLGDASSIDSLVIYWPSGNKQVITSLNLNQCNDISETQPSTVTFHAFIDANGNCSYDSGEKMLPDVSGVISEIGYRIATQDNGTFTATVGVGSYTFTEDADARYTHTCYTTRSFSTTSGQNTDVYLPHEEVCSDPDVWVELASTAKRRGLRNKYQIAYGNNGSTNATTVEIAVDFDDYLIPLSASPAWSRTETGNVYVWEFASIDAFSSGMINVVDSVSTAAFLGYNTSTSASFNGVSADCDLSDNTDTNQELVVGPIDPNDLIVMPKRDIRRGEELIYRIRFQNVGTYLAENVYLVDTLSQYLNPESLSILGASHYYEMEWLDDNVIKFNFEYIMLPDSGINEPESHGYVEFKILPHKFSPSGSVIENQAAITFDRERPILTNITSTRLLDVLVIEEEEEEEEEDGPLRVPDLGSQLQQGPLVSVYPNPGEGRFFLKLSHLEEKNYQIQITNDIGMRIYHKKLRAFRESLTLPFDADNWSSGIYKVMLSSDDTISSFKFVVK; the protein is encoded by the coding sequence ATGCATAGTATCTTTTATAATACCAAAATTCGAAGATCACGAGTAAAGCGAATAAACCCCCAGGTTTATTTTTTGCTTGTTCTGGGTATTTGCCTTTTGAGTACTTCTTTTTCTTTTGGACAATCAGGTCCGGGAGGAGTCAATTCAGATTTATTATTGTGGGTGCGCTCGGATAGTTCTTTATATTCTGATGCAGGGAGTACCGCAGCAAATCCCTCGGACAATATTCAGGAATGGCACGACAAAAGCTCAAATGGAAATCATTTGTATTCTTCTGGTAGTAGCAGGCCCGTCTGGGACTGGACCAATATGATCAACTACCAGCCAGTTGTAAAGATGGATGGGATCGATGACCTTCTCTATCGCTCAGATATCCTGGGAGGTAGCAATTCTGAGATCAACATTTTTGTGGTTGCTCATTGGGATGCATTAAATGATAATGCGGGATTTAAATTCACCACTTCCGAGCTGGCTGTAAAAAGATATCTCGCTCACTTTCCCTGGAACAATGGGAACTTCTACTGGGATGTGGGGGCCAACTTTGGTACCTATCGGGTATTTAGTTCCAGTATAGATACGGCTGGACCTTTTCTGTTAGGGCTTGAAAATTCTGTAAGCAATGGGCAACAATCTATCAGGCTGAAAGGGGCTGTGAGTAAGTCTGATTTAGATGGACATACCGTAACGACTGATACCTTATTAATAGGTGCGGATTATAGTAACAATGGAGATTTCCTTAATGCAAGGATCGCAGAAATCATTATTTATGATGCAGATCTTTCTACGGCTGATAAGGAGAAAGTAGAAACCTATCTGGCCTTGAAATATGGAATTCATATCGCGCATGATTTTGTGGCCAGTGATGGTACCTTGATCTGGGATGCCTCTCTTATGTCGACTTATCACAATGACATTAGTGGAATTGGAAGAGACGATAATGCAGGGCTTTACCAAAAACAATCCGGGCAAAATAATAATGAAGACATATTAAGCATAGGTCTGGGTTCAATTGCAGCTACAAATGCAGCAAATAGTAGTACCATTTCAGTTGATAAGACATTTTTCATGTGGGGGAATGATAATGATGATGGAAATGGAGTTATTGAAGAGACTACAAATGATCGGCCTGCGAATGTGGGCAAAAGACTGGATAGAGAATGGAAAATCCTGGAAGTAGGAAATCTGGGTGCTATGGATCTCTCTTTTGATTTAAACGGGCTGACTATCTCAGGTACGGATGTTTCGGATTTCAAACTTCTTGTCGATACCGATGGCGATGGCGATTTCACAGATGCAGGCTTGCTTGAAATTGATCCGACTAGCTACAGTGGCGGTATTCTTTTCTTTGATAATATCGATCTGGACAATGGAGATGTAATCACCCTTAAAACGGATGTTCCTACGATAAATTTAAGTATAGAACTGATGCAATCAACTTGTCAGGAAGCTTTGGCAGTTTACAATATCTTCCTGATCAATAATGATGGAGTTGAGGCTACAGGTCTGACTATATCGGCAACTTTGCCTACGGGTTTTAGTTTTTATGGGGACAGTATTGCCCTGGGCGGTTCATCTACTTTCGACTCAACTAGCCTCCCTGTTTATGGAGCTACGGGATTGATAAGCTGGAGTAATTTTAGTATCCCGGATCAGGATACAGTAGTATTGAATTTCAGTTCACTGGTCAATTCTGGTACAGCGGATGGTAATTATACCCTGAATGCAAGTGGAGGAGGTTCTGCTCAGTACTCACCCAGTCTTTTGAGTGGGGTAACTGCAGTAGGAGGTGCTAATTGTGTCGTTATTCCGGAATTTACCTGTGAACCAGCTTTCTATCAGACCTACAAGAAAAAGAATGGGGCTCCCAAATTTGCCAAGTTGAAACCGGCAGATGGAACCTATGAAGAAATAGCTGTTATAGATGCGATGGTAAATGGAATGGGCTATGATGTAAATACAGGCATTGCCTATGGCTCTTGTCAGAGTCGCTTTGTTAGCATGGATGAGGAGGGAGTCATACGGGATCTTGGATTGCCTCTTGCCAAAAACTCTTTCTGTGGAGACATGGATTTCAATGGATTCTGGTATGGGAAGGTTGGTGCGGATATGGTGAAGATCGATGTGAGTGGGCCAAGCATCGTTGCAACTTATAGTGGACAAGGTATCGCCGGATGGGATATGGCTTATAATACAGATGGAAATTTCTACGGAGTTCATAAAAGAACCTTGTACAAGTTTGACACGGGTACCAATACGAAATCTACGATAGGCTCCATCACAGGAGCGACCATTCCCAACAGTGGATACGGTGCACAATGGACCGGTACAGATGGTTATCTATACATTTCCAATAATAGCACGGGACAGATTTATCAGATCAATGTTACGACCCGCGAAGCAAAACTGGTAATGACTTCAACTTCCGGACTGAAATTGAATGATGGCTTTTCTTGCCCTCAGGACATCCCGGTTGTTTTTGACTATGATTATGGAGATAATATTGGTTTACCTCAAGCGAGAAGTCTTGCTTTCCGCCAGGAAATCGTAAAGGACAATGTGCCCGATTATGAAGCTTTCTGGTTAGGAGCTCAGGTAGCTGCAGATACTGTCGCTCTGGCAAACTCTGATGCCAGCTCTGATACCTATGATGACGGCTTGACCATACCTACTGCTTATGTTGCAGGGAGTACCATAGCCGTTGATATCAACCTCAATACCAATATGTCTAATAAGACCGTTTACTATGGTCTCTGGGTAGATTGGGATGGGGACTTCAGCTTTGATGATTTTTACAATGGAAGTCAGACCATCAGTGGTGCGAGCACAGAGACCGTAAATGTCAGTGTTCCTGCTGAATTTGGAGATGGCTCAGCCAGTTGGAGGGTCCGCGTGGCAGAAGAAGCTTTGGTACTAGCTGATGGGAGTGGAGATTTAGGATTAGGAGAAACAGAGGATTATGTATCCGCTCTCACAGTGAGTTATCCGGTTTGTAATACTTTTAGCCGTTCTTCAGGAACAGGTTTGGAAACGGAAACAGAAAATACCTGGGGTGCATCCTGGGTGGATTATGATGATGATGGAGATGATGACCTTTATGTAGCGGATTATGCACATTGGCAGGCAAGTCGTATGTACCAGAACAATGGTTTCGGCATCTTTTATAGTGTTGACATTGGACAGGCTACAACGCATACAGGTTCAAATGCAGGACCTGTCTGGGGAGATTATGACAATGACGGAGATATAGACCTCTATATGGCCAATAATATTCGAGCCTATAATCATCTTTATGAAAATGTAGCAGGGACCTTTGATTTAGCCGATACAACTGGTCAAGGATACGAAGGCTATTCGCATAGCGCATCCTTTATAGACTATGACAATGATGGCTATCTGGATATTTTTGCCACGGATTTATTTGAAACCCGTTTCAATCAGTTATTTCATAATGATCAGGATGGTACTTTCTCCACAGCTACAGGTAATCCCATCAATCGTGAAGTCAGCCCAACCCTAAATGGAGTTTGGGGAGATTATGACAATGATGGTCTGATGGATCTTTTTGTTGCCAATATGTGGGGGAATAATAATACCCTGTATCACAATGATGGTAATGGAAAATTTTCAGTCGCAAGTACTGGATTGATTTCAGCGGATGGGGGAAATTCACAGAGTGGTAGTTGGGTAGACTTTGATAATGACAGGGACCTGGATCTTTTCGTCTCCAATGCCAGCAATCAGGAAGATTTCCTCTATGTAAACGATGGAGATGGGACCTTTACCAAAAATACCAGCTCTATCATATCGACAGAGGCAGGTCATGCTATGGGTTCCGTCTGGGCAGATTTTGACAATGATGGAGATCAGGACCTTTATGTAGTACATGATAATGGAAATACCAATTCCTTGTTCTACAACTATGGGAGTGGAGGTTTTAACAAAGTGATTACCTCAGATCCTGCCACCGATACAGAAAACTCGGTTTCTCCTATGTTCTCGGACTTCGACAATGATGGCGACATTGACATCTTTGTTACCAACAGAAACGGAGAAAACAATGTCTTATATGTAAATGACGCGGCTTCCTGCGGAAATGCCTGGGTATGTATAAATCTGACAGGAAATGCTTCGAATAAAAGCGCTGTAGGCGCCCGTTTGGAACTCAAGGCTAATATCGATGGAGTGGATACCTGGCAGACAAGGCTTATCACTACCCGCTCGGGAGGAATCAGTGCTCAAAGTACGATGAAGGCCCACTTTGGACTGGGAGATGCTTCAAGTATAGATTCTTTGGTCATTTATTGGCCATCCGGAAATAAGCAGGTGATTACCAGTCTTAACCTCAATCAATGTAATGACATCAGTGAGACGCAGCCTTCTACGGTTACTTTCCACGCCTTTATAGATGCCAATGGAAACTGTAGCTATGATTCAGGTGAAAAGATGTTGCCTGATGTAAGTGGAGTCATTTCCGAAATCGGCTATAGAATTGCCACTCAGGATAATGGAACATTCACTGCTACGGTAGGGGTGGGTTCATATACCTTCACCGAAGATGCAGATGCGAGATACACACATACTTGTTATACAACACGTTCATTTTCTACGACCTCAGGGCAAAATACAGATGTATATCTGCCGCATGAAGAAGTCTGTAGTGATCCGGATGTATGGGTAGAATTGGCGAGTACGGCCAAGCGTAGAGGATTGAGAAATAAATACCAGATCGCCTATGGAAACAATGGAAGCACCAATGCTACAACTGTTGAAATAGCCGTGGATTTTGATGATTATCTCATTCCTTTATCAGCCAGTCCGGCCTGGTCCAGAACAGAAACGGGGAATGTTTATGTATGGGAATTTGCAAGTATAGATGCCTTTAGCTCGGGAATGATAAATGTTGTGGACTCGGTTTCAACTGCTGCCTTCCTCGGTTACAATACCTCGACATCTGCCTCTTTCAATGGCGTGAGTGCTGATTGTGATCTAAGTGATAATACTGATACGAATCAAGAGCTGGTTGTCGGACCGATTGATCCCAATGATTTGATCGTGATGCCTAAAAGAGATATTCGCAGAGGCGAAGAATTGATCTATAGGATTCGCTTTCAGAATGTAGGGACTTATCTGGCCGAAAATGTCTATCTCGTTGATACTTTATCCCAGTATCTCAATCCGGAATCTTTATCTATCCTCGGGGCCAGCCATTATTATGAAATGGAGTGGTTGGATGACAATGTGATCAAGTTCAATTTTGAATACATCATGCTACCCGATAGTGGAATCAATGAGCCGGAAAGTCATGGCTATGTAGAGTTCAAAATCCTTCCGCATAAATTCAGTCCTTCGGGCTCAGTAATTGAAAATCAGGCAGCTATTACCTTTGATCGGGAACGGCCTATCCTTACCAATATAACGTCTACTCGATTGCTGGATGTCCTGGTAATTGAAGAAGAAGAGGAGGAGGAAGAAGAAGATGGACCCCTAAGAGTTCCTGATTTGGGATCACAACTCCAGCAAGGGCCATTGGTCTCCGTCTATCCCAATCCGGGTGAGGGACGCTTCTTCCTGAAACTTTCGCATCTGGAAGAAAAGAACTACCAAATCCAGATCACCAATGACATAGGAATGCGGATTTACCATAAGAAGTTAAGAGCCTTTAGGGAGAGTTTGACTTTACCGTTTGATGCGGATAATTGGTCCTCGGGGATTTACAAAGTCATGCTAAGCTCAGACGATACCATAAGTAGTTTCAAGTTTGTAGTTAAATAA
- a CDS encoding MBL fold metallo-hydrolase codes for MRKLLRYSFLALVFLGLLSGILLYNNPYILLDPFIERQAGSSPFRSELLAEEEGIRIITIGTAAPLPSERAQNSTAVFVNGHFFVFDVGVGAVANMERFGLPLNELDGVFISHWHSDHFLDLPYLLNRSWQFGRKGELACYGPTGIDSIFKGIESFLHLENKYRIAHHGPETMDPASALGKPLEIDTEGKDSKVIYEEAGIKITAILVDHAPIDPAYAFKIEYAGKSVLISGDTKSNENLKKHAEGVDILIHEVLHMEMIQKIGKAVEESGNERNAKILQDVLDYHTSPAEVAKLAQEAAVKKLIFSHMGPAPDLWLMKRAYEKSVDGLFEGPIVFANDGDEFFIP; via the coding sequence ATGAGAAAACTACTACGCTACTCCTTTTTGGCCCTAGTCTTCCTGGGCCTATTGTCGGGAATTCTACTCTATAATAATCCCTACATCTTGCTTGATCCCTTTATTGAAAGACAGGCAGGAAGTAGTCCGTTTCGGAGCGAATTACTAGCGGAAGAAGAAGGAATCCGAATAATTACTATTGGTACAGCGGCCCCATTGCCCAGTGAACGGGCACAAAACAGTACAGCTGTTTTTGTGAATGGGCATTTTTTTGTTTTTGATGTGGGAGTGGGAGCTGTAGCCAATATGGAAAGATTTGGATTGCCCCTGAATGAGTTGGATGGAGTCTTTATTTCTCACTGGCATTCTGATCACTTTTTGGATCTCCCTTATTTGCTAAATCGCTCCTGGCAATTTGGCCGAAAAGGGGAACTGGCCTGTTATGGACCTACGGGAATAGACAGCATTTTCAAGGGGATCGAAAGTTTTCTTCATTTGGAGAATAAATATCGCATCGCACACCATGGACCTGAAACTATGGATCCCGCTTCGGCTTTGGGAAAGCCTCTTGAAATAGATACTGAGGGGAAGGATTCGAAAGTGATCTATGAGGAAGCGGGAATAAAAATCACCGCAATTTTGGTTGATCATGCTCCCATAGATCCTGCTTATGCTTTTAAAATTGAATATGCTGGAAAATCAGTCCTGATTAGTGGAGATACCAAAAGCAATGAAAATTTAAAGAAGCATGCGGAAGGGGTTGATATCCTTATTCATGAAGTGCTCCATATGGAAATGATACAGAAAATAGGCAAGGCAGTGGAGGAAAGTGGAAATGAGAGGAATGCGAAAATCCTGCAGGATGTTTTAGACTATCATACAAGCCCGGCTGAGGTGGCAAAGCTCGCTCAGGAAGCAGCTGTAAAAAAACTAATCTTTAGCCATATGGGGCCTGCACCAGATCTTTGGCTGATGAAAAGAGCCTACGAAAAAAGTGTGGATGGACTATTTGAAGGTCCCATTGTTTTTGCCAATGATGGAGATGAGTTTTTTATCCCTTAA
- a CDS encoding adenylate/guanylate cyclase domain-containing protein, which yields MESTRKLAAIMFTDIQGYTALMQQDEAKALEMRNRHREVFQRLHKLYNGTILQYYGDGTLSVFDSAIDAAQCGVEMQKELQTEPKVPLRIGIHTGDILYSDTEAVGDGVNVASRVESVAVPGSVMISEKVYDYIKNQKEIPVQSMGHFNFKNVEKPLEVYALGLEGLVVPNPDTLSGKFVKHDAKGEADSSENASKKYTLPILIGGLLLAALAAVWALGGFGSGESENGVFTTIKVKDENGNTIERQIVRSSQQKKIYLVEFENETEEEDAEWLAAAIPFALEMDWDQDPYMLSYYEERETFEQFNAELEKAEEKRVEYLMRGNFSYKDSIYSFHPELYQVSSGQKIKEWDFSGPEILPLVDEASLTIKKDLGVPEDYLATVKDLPLTQQLTEDVDAFKKLIEGLVNMNKNFGRGLQLINEAGEEDESFAMANYINAIINHQMSFSPTLAEKSIERAMKHRKRLGESAETNVRILNYRIDNQPEKAVQLAKMMADMKPAQSDLQLSLSGEYQRLGMFEEALESVKRYQIARDDPDAALEAELNYLLRLGRTEEGIKRGEAFIKKNPEKLTVIKELGKHYLKAEAYEKAENLFKKADILEPESPYWSRFLDHIIFMKDSASYLTEDFLQKYMGEYEVEFRKLSLEIEVDAPILALRVQNQQDFPLYPISTNSYFASIQDLEIKFKKVLESEAEKLYLKEGQNGYMRCFKEDELIKGAHKLLAEKKYEEAKTKYTEAKASHPDHYYLDNFLMHIEFMLKKGDKWDKDMQAKYLGNYSNKDGNIKGSITQREDGIYLKQVNFPGTIEPAIILPMSEEKFMLPTSLASSIIFKKRGKKIKDLSLMIFDQKRGTLDKEE from the coding sequence ATGGAAAGTACCCGTAAGCTCGCAGCCATAATGTTCACAGATATTCAGGGATATACCGCCCTGATGCAGCAGGACGAAGCCAAAGCTCTGGAAATGAGAAACCGCCACCGGGAGGTTTTTCAAAGACTCCACAAACTATACAATGGAACCATCCTGCAATATTATGGAGATGGAACGCTGAGTGTATTTGACAGCGCAATAGATGCCGCACAATGTGGGGTAGAAATGCAGAAGGAATTACAGACTGAGCCTAAGGTACCTCTTCGCATTGGCATCCATACGGGAGATATCCTTTACTCAGATACAGAAGCTGTAGGCGATGGCGTAAATGTAGCTTCCCGGGTAGAATCAGTGGCAGTTCCGGGTAGTGTAATGATCTCTGAGAAAGTTTATGATTATATAAAAAATCAGAAAGAGATTCCGGTTCAATCCATGGGCCACTTTAATTTCAAAAATGTAGAAAAGCCTCTGGAAGTTTATGCCCTCGGACTCGAAGGACTGGTTGTTCCTAATCCCGATACCCTGAGCGGTAAATTCGTGAAGCATGATGCCAAAGGAGAAGCTGACTCTTCCGAAAATGCTTCTAAAAAATATACCCTGCCCATATTGATTGGTGGACTTTTACTTGCAGCTTTAGCAGCAGTCTGGGCTTTGGGAGGTTTTGGATCAGGCGAAAGTGAAAATGGTGTATTTACTACCATCAAAGTAAAAGACGAAAATGGCAATACGATCGAAAGGCAAATCGTTCGTTCTTCCCAACAGAAAAAAATCTACCTGGTCGAATTTGAAAATGAAACAGAAGAAGAAGATGCAGAATGGTTAGCTGCTGCGATTCCTTTCGCATTAGAGATGGACTGGGACCAGGATCCCTACATGTTGAGCTATTACGAAGAGCGGGAAACCTTTGAGCAATTCAATGCAGAATTGGAAAAAGCCGAAGAAAAGAGGGTCGAATATCTGATGCGCGGAAACTTTAGTTATAAGGATAGCATTTACAGTTTCCACCCAGAACTCTATCAGGTTTCCAGTGGACAAAAAATCAAGGAATGGGACTTTAGTGGTCCTGAAATTCTTCCCCTGGTTGACGAGGCCTCTCTCACCATCAAAAAGGACCTGGGAGTGCCTGAAGATTACCTGGCTACCGTAAAAGACCTTCCATTGACCCAACAACTGACCGAAGATGTAGATGCCTTCAAGAAGCTGATTGAAGGTCTGGTCAATATGAATAAAAATTTCGGGCGGGGCTTACAATTGATCAATGAAGCCGGAGAGGAGGATGAATCCTTTGCTATGGCAAATTACATCAATGCCATCATAAATCACCAGATGTCCTTCAGTCCGACTCTGGCTGAAAAGAGCATTGAACGGGCCATGAAGCATAGAAAAAGACTGGGCGAATCTGCGGAAACCAATGTGCGTATTCTCAACTATCGGATAGACAATCAACCGGAGAAAGCGGTTCAATTGGCCAAGATGATGGCGGATATGAAACCTGCTCAGAGCGACCTTCAATTATCTCTTTCAGGAGAGTACCAAAGGCTGGGTATGTTTGAAGAAGCGCTTGAAAGTGTCAAAAGGTATCAAATTGCCAGAGATGATCCAGATGCAGCACTAGAAGCAGAATTGAATTACCTGCTGAGGCTAGGTAGAACAGAGGAAGGAATCAAACGTGGAGAGGCTTTTATTAAAAAGAATCCGGAAAAATTGACAGTTATAAAAGAACTCGGCAAGCATTATCTAAAGGCAGAAGCATACGAAAAAGCCGAAAATCTTTTCAAGAAAGCTGATATTCTGGAGCCCGAGAGTCCCTACTGGTCTCGCTTCCTGGACCACATCATTTTTATGAAAGATTCCGCCAGCTACCTCACGGAAGATTTCCTGCAGAAATACATGGGCGAGTATGAAGTAGAGTTCAGGAAACTATCTCTTGAGATTGAGGTAGATGCTCCTATACTCGCATTAAGGGTTCAGAACCAGCAGGACTTCCCTTTATATCCCATTAGTACGAATAGCTATTTTGCTTCTATTCAGGACCTGGAAATTAAATTTAAAAAAGTCCTTGAGAGTGAAGCCGAAAAGCTTTACCTGAAAGAAGGACAAAATGGCTATATGCGTTGTTTCAAAGAAGATGAGTTAATCAAAGGAGCTCATAAACTTCTGGCAGAAAAGAAATACGAAGAAGCCAAAACCAAATATACAGAAGCCAAAGCGTCTCATCCTGACCATTATTATCTCGACAACTTTCTAATGCATATCGAATTCATGCTAAAGAAGGGAGATAAGTGGGATAAGGATATGCAAGCAAAATACCTGGGAAATTATTCCAATAAGGATGGAAACATCAAAGGTAGCATTACGCAAAGAGAAGACGGTATATACTTAAAACAAGTCAATTTCCCCGGCACCATCGAACCAGCCATCATTCTTCCCATGAGTGAGGAAAAATTTATGCTACCCACTTCGCTGGCGTCCAGTATTATCTTTAAAAAGAGAGGGAAAAAAATCAAGGATCTCTCGCTTATGATATTTGACCAGAAAAGAGGGACCCTTGATAAAGAAGAATAA
- a CDS encoding T9SS type A sorting domain-containing protein, whose amino-acid sequence MPGKFFTKPEKGNAYSPLLTADSHHLCRPLQEALNEREAISASTCSQDTQTNTKKKLLYASRITQSWKPVLPIPKKMFSANSVYPGRFLLTLFIAAFFHLIFPNTLGAQTIVQSCELTPYASNDHAFWLNAIPGDSTRDYVFDTQGGLLNYWSDSTLQITGRIVNQRDPNRLWDVDMWLINPRTYAEWTALGRDLKNGGGVDSTDWQNWMFYELDNSRSRMIGVAGSAFDGDVINILHRPSNLNFGFQIGIGANDKNGNFGISGWFDFDGSYSGRGDINANIECDTLPPPPPVCSVMIDTFYASCKSDSSFEMNISFTGIGSNFQISDDQGTTVVGGLSSGTYTFGEYFNSTDVRLTVSDPNFPNCTETTFPVTLDCTPVPVCDLVVDSIYTQCMTDSTFSVVVSISGTSNLFLIMDNLGNDPLDSLSAGTYTYGNYPNDSLVSILVQDWAVFNCFVQADSLTDNCSNDSSSTGMAVSPDMPEVYVDPVFPNPVSQNTQIRVRSEESEMLTFAIRVVDAMGRTRQVNQRMIREGLQEFNLPLNDLQPGLYFVSFGIGGQVVSAQRILVIE is encoded by the coding sequence ATGCCTGGAAAGTTCTTTACAAAACCTGAAAAGGGGAATGCATATTCCCCATTGCTCACAGCTGATTCCCACCATTTATGCAGGCCTCTTCAAGAGGCACTTAATGAGCGAGAAGCAATATCTGCTTCCACTTGCTCACAGGATACCCAGACCAACACGAAGAAAAAACTTTTGTATGCCTCCAGGATCACTCAGTCCTGGAAGCCTGTTTTACCCATACCCAAGAAAATGTTTAGCGCAAATTCTGTTTATCCTGGACGATTCCTCCTCACCTTGTTCATTGCAGCCTTCTTTCACCTCATATTTCCAAATACACTCGGAGCTCAGACCATAGTCCAGAGCTGTGAGTTGACACCTTATGCCAGTAATGATCATGCATTCTGGTTAAATGCCATTCCCGGGGATTCGACCCGAGACTACGTCTTTGATACACAGGGCGGCTTACTCAATTACTGGAGCGATAGTACGCTGCAGATTACTGGCCGAATCGTGAATCAAAGAGACCCCAATCGCTTGTGGGATGTTGATATGTGGTTGATAAATCCTCGTACCTATGCAGAGTGGACCGCTTTAGGGCGAGACCTCAAAAATGGGGGAGGAGTTGATAGCACAGACTGGCAGAATTGGATGTTTTATGAGCTGGACAATAGCCGTTCCCGCATGATCGGAGTAGCTGGATCTGCTTTTGATGGAGATGTAATAAATATCCTGCACAGACCCTCCAATCTGAATTTTGGTTTTCAGATCGGTATAGGAGCCAATGATAAAAATGGGAACTTCGGAATCTCCGGTTGGTTCGATTTTGATGGATCCTATAGTGGGAGAGGCGATATCAATGCGAATATCGAATGTGATACGCTTCCCCCTCCGCCTCCTGTTTGTTCGGTCATGATTGATACTTTTTATGCAAGCTGTAAGAGCGATTCCAGCTTTGAAATGAATATCAGCTTTACTGGAATTGGAAGCAATTTTCAAATCAGTGATGATCAGGGAACGACGGTTGTAGGAGGATTGAGTAGTGGAACCTATACCTTTGGTGAGTACTTCAACAGTACAGATGTAAGGCTTACGGTTTCGGATCCCAACTTTCCGAATTGTACGGAGACTACCTTTCCGGTAACCCTGGATTGTACTCCTGTGCCTGTATGTGATCTGGTAGTTGATAGCATCTATACCCAATGTATGACAGACTCTACCTTTTCGGTAGTAGTAAGTATAAGCGGGACCAGCAACCTCTTTTTGATCATGGATAATCTGGGCAATGATCCTCTGGATAGCCTTTCAGCAGGGACATACACCTATGGAAATTATCCCAATGACTCCCTGGTTTCTATCCTTGTACAGGATTGGGCAGTATTTAACTGTTTTGTCCAGGCCGATTCCCTCACAGATAATTGTAGCAATGACAGTTCGTCTACAGGCATGGCGGTAAGTCCGGACATGCCAGAAGTTTATGTCGATCCCGTATTCCCCAATCCGGTTAGTCAGAACACCCAAATCAGGGTGCGTTCTGAAGAATCTGAGATGCTGACCTTCGCTATCAGGGTGGTTGATGCTATGGGAAGGACACGGCAGGTAAATCAGCGGATGATCCGTGAAGGCCTGCAGGAGTTCAACCTTCCCCTCAATGACCTTCAGCCGGGACTGTATTTTGTCAGTTTTGGTATCGGTGGACAGGTAGTTTCAGCTCAAAGGATCTTAGTTATAGAATAA